The following proteins come from a genomic window of Acidobacteriota bacterium:
- a CDS encoding class I SAM-dependent methyltransferase codes for MSCPACSEGTLESFFRVESAPGNSCLLMESAEEARAYPRGTIDLGFCSRCGFISNQAIDLSLTEYSGRYEETQGFSPTFRKFHERLARDLIERHDLRNKHVVEIGCGKGEFLHMLCAFGDNDGLGFDPSYIEGREQPIRGERVRFITEYFSSDQSVDEADFVACKMTLEHIPECREFMSAIRHSVHGQPDTVVFIQVPEATRILTECAFEDIYYEHCSYFTPYSLRRLFDGLGFEVVRSDIEYDGQYLTVEGRYGQPGSSSPSSGLADDAELTRLKDLVGSFPQRVAEKVGQWRDEIQRRTAAGERIVLWGSGSKGVSFLTTLGITDEIEHVVDINPHRQGFFMAGTGQRIVAPEDLKSLRPDYVVIMNRIYTEEIRQMLTELGLHPELAAL; via the coding sequence ATGAGTTGTCCCGCCTGCAGCGAAGGTACGCTGGAGTCCTTCTTTCGTGTGGAGTCGGCGCCGGGCAATAGTTGCCTGCTGATGGAGTCGGCCGAGGAGGCCCGCGCCTACCCTCGCGGCACGATAGACCTGGGGTTCTGTAGTCGTTGTGGGTTCATATCGAATCAAGCGATCGACCTGTCGCTGACAGAATATTCCGGACGCTACGAGGAAACCCAGGGGTTTTCCCCGACGTTTCGGAAGTTCCACGAGCGGTTGGCTAGAGATTTGATTGAGCGACACGACTTGCGAAATAAGCACGTCGTCGAGATCGGATGTGGCAAGGGGGAGTTTCTCCACATGCTCTGCGCGTTCGGTGACAATGACGGTCTCGGCTTCGATCCGTCTTACATCGAGGGGCGTGAGCAACCGATTCGTGGCGAGCGAGTACGGTTCATCACGGAGTACTTTTCCTCCGATCAGTCGGTGGATGAGGCCGACTTCGTGGCGTGTAAGATGACGCTCGAACACATCCCGGAGTGTCGCGAGTTCATGAGCGCGATCCGTCATTCCGTGCACGGCCAGCCGGACACGGTTGTGTTTATTCAGGTCCCAGAGGCGACCCGCATCCTGACCGAGTGCGCGTTCGAGGACATCTACTACGAACACTGCTCATACTTCACCCCATACTCGCTCCGTCGCCTATTCGATGGCCTTGGCTTCGAGGTCGTGCGGAGCGATATCGAATACGACGGCCAGTACTTGACCGTCGAGGGGCGTTACGGGCAGCCCGGGTCGTCCTCCCCGTCGAGCGGACTCGCGGACGACGCGGAGTTGACACGACTTAAAGATCTTGTCGGGAGTTTTCCGCAGCGGGTTGCCGAGAAAGTCGGCCAGTGGCGCGACGAGATCCAACGTCGAACGGCCGCGGGAGAGCGGATCGTACTCTGGGGTTCCGGTTCCAAGGGTGTCTCATTTCTGACGACCCTCGGCATCACCGATGAGATCGAGCACGTGGTCGATATCAACCCCCATCGACAGGGCTTTTTCATGGCCGGGACCGGGCAGCGCATCGTCGCACCCGAAGATCTGAAGTCTCTTCGCCCGGATTACGTCGTGATCATGAATCGGATTTACACCGAAGAGATCCGCCAGATGCTTACGGAGCTTGGGCTGCATCCCGAGCTCGCGGCCCTCTGA
- a CDS encoding class I SAM-dependent methyltransferase has protein sequence MSRSISETSCRSCSSDDLSVVLDLGSTPLADRMPTVEQLADPEPTFPLTLVYCQDCALVQIRETVPPEILFCDDYPYFSSFSDALLKHSRANVEELIDRRQLGPESLVIELASNDGYLLQYYKQQNIPVLGIDPAEGPANAAIERGIPTENVFFTRELADRLAAEGRRADVIHANNVLAHVADTNGFAAGVAAILKDDGQAVIEHPYVRDLVDKNEFDTIYHEHLCYFSVTALDGLLRRHGLYLQDIRRLTIHGGSLRSYIGKSDTPSENVTRLLKEERGLGMDGPEYYVEFSGRVQELRKSLHSLLTDLKAKGHSIAAYGAAAKGSTLINVVGIGSELVDFVVDRNTHKQGRHMPGKRIPILAPEELLKRMPDYTLVLPWNFADEILEQQAEYRQRGGRFIIPVPSPRVV, from the coding sequence GTGAGTCGGTCGATTTCTGAAACATCCTGCCGCAGCTGCAGCAGCGACGACCTGTCCGTAGTCCTGGACCTTGGTTCGACACCGCTTGCCGACCGGATGCCGACTGTCGAGCAACTTGCTGATCCGGAACCGACCTTTCCGTTGACCCTGGTCTACTGTCAGGACTGTGCACTCGTGCAGATACGCGAGACCGTGCCGCCGGAGATCCTGTTCTGTGATGACTATCCTTATTTTTCGTCATTCTCCGACGCGCTGCTGAAGCACTCTCGGGCAAACGTCGAGGAGCTGATCGATCGACGTCAACTGGGACCGGAGAGTCTGGTCATCGAATTGGCCAGCAACGATGGCTACTTACTTCAGTACTACAAGCAACAGAACATACCTGTCCTGGGAATCGATCCTGCCGAGGGGCCCGCGAACGCTGCTATTGAGCGAGGCATTCCGACGGAGAACGTGTTCTTCACACGAGAGTTGGCAGATCGACTAGCCGCGGAAGGCCGACGAGCCGATGTCATTCACGCCAACAACGTGCTGGCTCACGTCGCGGATACCAACGGTTTTGCGGCGGGTGTGGCAGCAATCCTCAAGGACGATGGTCAGGCCGTCATCGAGCATCCTTACGTTCGGGATCTTGTGGATAAGAACGAATTCGACACGATCTATCACGAGCATCTCTGTTACTTTTCGGTCACTGCCCTCGATGGGCTTCTTCGAAGACACGGTCTTTACCTTCAGGACATCCGGCGACTCACAATCCATGGTGGTTCTCTGCGTTCGTACATCGGGAAATCCGATACTCCCAGTGAGAATGTCACTCGATTGCTCAAGGAAGAGCGGGGGTTGGGGATGGACGGCCCCGAATACTACGTCGAGTTTTCGGGCCGGGTGCAAGAACTCCGCAAGAGCCTGCATTCGCTGCTCACAGATCTGAAAGCGAAGGGACACAGTATTGCGGCGTACGGTGCGGCGGCAAAAGGCAGCACGTTGATCAACGTGGTGGGAATCGGCAGCGAGCTGGTCGACTTCGTTGTCGATCGCAACACTCACAAACAGGGCCGTCACATGCCCGGCAAGCGCATACCGATTCTTGCTCCCGAGGAACTCCTCAAGAGGATGCCCGACTACACATTGGTTCTTCCCTGGAACTTCGCCGACGAAATCCTTGAGCAACAGGCGGAATACCGTCAGCGCGGAGGTCGATTCATTATTCCGGTCCCTTCACCCAGGGTCGTATGA
- a CDS encoding NAD(P)-dependent oxidoreductase, translating into MRVLVTGNRGYIGCALVRLLQEQGHEVRGLDSDIFRSCTFTGEVPDIPTLVKDVREVEATDLDGLDAIIHLAGLSNDPLGDYLPNLTDEINHRASARLAGLAKQVGVGRFLFASSCSNYGAAGDNFLDENAAFNPVTPYGESKVNVERSVSQLADDNFSPVFLRASTAYGLSPRIRFDLVINNLTAWAFTTGRVYLKSDGTPWRPIVHIEDISRAYIAALEAPRELVHNQAFNVGTTTENYQISELADIVQDVVPNCRVEYAPDAGPDKRCYRVDCNRIARTLHGFKPQWTARLGVIELYEAYKRVGLTLEAFEGEQFMRIAHVKKLIGDGAMGTDLRWVTAKEAGS; encoded by the coding sequence ATGCGTGTTCTTGTAACCGGAAACCGTGGGTACATCGGGTGTGCCCTCGTGCGATTGCTTCAAGAGCAGGGGCACGAGGTCCGCGGCCTGGACTCTGATATTTTCCGCTCCTGCACTTTCACCGGAGAGGTTCCTGACATACCGACTCTGGTCAAGGACGTCCGCGAGGTCGAGGCGACCGATCTCGACGGATTGGACGCGATCATTCACCTGGCGGGTCTCTCCAACGATCCGCTCGGCGACTATCTACCGAATCTGACGGATGAGATCAATCACCGGGCCTCGGCACGATTGGCCGGACTAGCCAAGCAAGTTGGCGTCGGTCGGTTTCTATTCGCGTCTTCGTGCAGCAATTACGGTGCCGCAGGCGATAACTTCCTCGACGAGAACGCCGCGTTCAATCCAGTCACGCCATACGGCGAATCCAAGGTCAACGTCGAGCGTTCGGTCTCTCAACTTGCCGACGACAATTTTAGCCCGGTGTTTCTGCGGGCCTCCACCGCCTACGGATTGTCTCCACGCATCCGATTCGATCTCGTGATCAACAATCTGACTGCCTGGGCCTTCACGACGGGTCGGGTGTATCTCAAGAGCGACGGCACGCCGTGGCGGCCGATCGTGCACATCGAAGATATTTCGCGGGCCTATATCGCGGCTCTCGAGGCCCCCCGTGAGTTGGTCCACAATCAGGCTTTCAACGTCGGTACGACAACCGAAAATTACCAGATCAGCGAACTGGCTGACATCGTCCAGGACGTGGTTCCAAACTGTCGCGTCGAGTATGCCCCCGACGCGGGCCCCGACAAGCGCTGCTATCGCGTGGACTGTAACCGGATTGCACGGACGCTCCACGGCTTCAAGCCACAGTGGACCGCCCGTCTCGGCGTCATCGAGCTGTACGAGGCCTATAAACGGGTCGGCCTGACCCTGGAAGCGTTCGAAGGCGAACAGTTCATGCGAATCGCCCATGTAAAGAAGCTCATTGGAGACGGCGCGATGGGGACGGATCTACGTTGGGTGACGGCGAAGGAAGCCGGGTCGTGA
- the rfbF gene encoding glucose-1-phosphate cytidylyltransferase, protein MKVAILAGGMGTRLAEETEIRPKPMVELGGRPILWHIMKHYDSFGHREFAIGLGYKGEYIKRWFMDYAALEGSLTVQTKTAEVVTHATHSEDWSVDLIETGLHTMTGGRIKRLAPWLGESTFMLTWGDGVSDVDLDKLLAFHRSHGKLATMTAVRPAARYGHLEFDGDKVVQFTEKPQTSEGWINGAFFVLEPQIFDYIDGDNVMWEHAPLERLAGDGQLMAYKHDGFWQCMDTLREKHILENLWNSGNPPWKSWE, encoded by the coding sequence GTGAAAGTAGCGATTCTGGCAGGTGGGATGGGCACTCGGCTTGCCGAGGAGACCGAGATCCGTCCGAAACCGATGGTGGAGCTCGGCGGACGTCCCATCCTCTGGCACATCATGAAGCACTACGACAGCTTCGGGCACCGGGAATTTGCGATCGGCCTGGGCTACAAGGGCGAATACATCAAACGCTGGTTCATGGACTATGCGGCCCTGGAGGGCTCTCTGACGGTGCAAACGAAGACGGCTGAGGTCGTCACCCATGCCACTCACAGCGAGGATTGGTCGGTCGATCTGATCGAGACCGGTTTGCACACCATGACCGGCGGTCGTATCAAACGACTGGCACCCTGGTTGGGCGAATCCACCTTCATGTTGACCTGGGGGGATGGTGTCTCCGATGTCGATCTGGACAAGCTGCTCGCGTTCCATCGGTCCCATGGCAAGCTGGCGACAATGACGGCGGTCCGACCGGCGGCCCGCTATGGCCACCTGGAATTCGACGGCGACAAGGTGGTGCAGTTCACGGAGAAGCCCCAGACCAGCGAAGGTTGGATCAATGGGGCGTTCTTCGTGCTGGAACCTCAAATCTTCGACTATATTGACGGCGACAATGTTATGTGGGAGCACGCACCCCTCGAGCGACTAGCGGGTGACGGGCAGTTGATGGCGTACAAGCACGACGGCTTTTGGCAGTGTATGGACACGCTGCGCGAGAAGCACATTCTCGAAAACTTATGGAACAGTGGCAACCCGCCGTGGAAGAGTTGGGAGTAG
- the asnB gene encoding asparagine synthase (glutamine-hydrolyzing), with the protein MCGIVGFCGFSAPDLLEQMTKMLTHRGPDDSGTFEEGAVSLGHRRLSIIDIAGGHQPMFSPDRRYVIVFNGEIYNYRELRQTLIGRGYSFRSDSDTEVLLACYAEFGVDALDRLNGMFAFAIYDREEKSLFLARDRVGIKPLYTLQVGDRFLFSSESKTFCCWNEWNREVNLDALQGYLALRYVPGNTTLLKGVRRLPAGHYLIHRRGETRTVRYWTPPTGDTKQNYSSEGEAIEALGEQLERSVQRRLISDVPVGAYLSGGLDSSLIVALMTRQKMGQVNTFSVGFDYEHDELREAEATADLLGCKHHTIQCGPTDIDLLQDVVYHSDDPLGDPISLPMYKLAHEAKKQVTVILTGEGADEFFGGYLFHKVLWLADLYTRIAPRLLRRGVVHPLLRLTPPGLLNLAFKYPASLGRRGKLKLLDFHDQLEEDDLDARYRHLISLFDRRDTDGLFHEDVLGEIGSSTDIAEDDAVATRRFDEMLRLQFGHWLPDNMLLRQDKMSMAAGIEGRVPFLDHELIEFAFGLPRKFHIRRLIGKYCLRRVAEGLLPRTTARRRKMPFYVPVEGHFGNPRFLAMMEDLIGDEAVRRRGIFRPEAIQGLRKALHDREFILAKQVFSLMTLELWFRSFIDGSGSRRLTNP; encoded by the coding sequence ATGTGTGGCATCGTCGGATTCTGTGGTTTTTCCGCTCCAGACTTGCTGGAGCAGATGACCAAGATGTTGACCCATCGTGGGCCTGACGATTCCGGCACCTTCGAGGAAGGCGCGGTTTCCCTGGGTCATCGCCGACTTAGCATCATCGACATCGCGGGCGGGCACCAGCCGATGTTCAGCCCCGATCGCCGGTATGTCATCGTCTTCAACGGTGAGATCTACAATTACCGGGAGCTGCGTCAGACGCTGATCGGTCGTGGCTATAGCTTCCGATCAGATTCCGACACCGAAGTTTTACTGGCCTGCTATGCGGAATTCGGTGTCGACGCCCTGGACAGACTCAACGGGATGTTCGCCTTTGCGATCTATGATCGAGAGGAGAAGTCTCTGTTTCTTGCGCGGGATCGCGTCGGCATCAAACCGCTGTATACGCTACAAGTGGGTGATCGATTCTTGTTCTCTTCGGAGAGCAAGACGTTCTGTTGCTGGAACGAATGGAATCGCGAAGTGAATCTCGATGCGCTTCAGGGCTACCTGGCGCTGCGATATGTCCCCGGCAACACGACTCTCCTGAAGGGTGTGCGGCGGCTTCCGGCTGGGCACTATCTGATCCATCGTCGTGGGGAGACCCGGACCGTTCGATACTGGACCCCGCCGACGGGTGACACCAAGCAGAACTATAGCTCCGAGGGCGAGGCCATCGAAGCACTCGGCGAGCAACTGGAGCGTAGCGTCCAACGACGGCTGATTTCTGATGTGCCGGTGGGGGCATACCTCAGCGGAGGGTTGGATTCGAGTCTGATCGTGGCATTGATGACTCGCCAGAAAATGGGTCAAGTAAATACGTTCTCTGTCGGATTCGATTACGAGCATGACGAATTGCGTGAGGCCGAAGCCACTGCGGATCTACTGGGCTGCAAACATCACACGATTCAGTGTGGGCCGACCGATATCGACCTGTTGCAGGACGTTGTCTACCATTCCGACGACCCTCTGGGCGACCCGATTAGCCTGCCGATGTACAAGCTTGCCCACGAGGCCAAGAAGCAAGTCACCGTCATCCTCACCGGAGAAGGTGCCGACGAGTTCTTCGGGGGATACCTCTTTCACAAGGTGCTCTGGCTCGCAGATCTGTACACGCGGATCGCTCCACGCCTGCTGCGAAGGGGAGTGGTCCATCCACTCCTACGTTTGACGCCGCCGGGACTGTTGAATCTTGCCTTCAAATACCCTGCGAGCCTCGGTCGTCGCGGCAAATTGAAACTTCTCGACTTTCACGACCAACTCGAGGAAGACGACCTCGATGCGCGCTATCGGCACCTGATCTCGTTGTTCGACCGCCGGGATACCGACGGGCTATTCCACGAGGATGTTCTTGGCGAAATCGGATCGTCCACAGATATCGCCGAGGACGATGCGGTCGCGACACGTAGATTCGATGAGATGCTGCGGTTGCAGTTCGGTCACTGGTTGCCGGACAATATGCTGTTGCGCCAGGACAAGATGAGTATGGCCGCCGGCATCGAGGGTAGGGTTCCTTTTCTTGATCACGAGTTGATCGAGTTCGCTTTCGGGCTTCCTCGAAAGTTCCACATTCGTCGACTGATCGGGAAGTACTGCTTGCGGCGTGTGGCGGAAGGGTTGCTTCCGCGGACGACGGCTCGACGACGCAAGATGCCGTTTTATGTTCCGGTGGAAGGTCACTTTGGTAACCCACGCTTTCTTGCGATGATGGAAGACCTGATCGGGGACGAGGCGGTTCGGCGACGAGGCATTTTCAGGCCCGAGGCCATCCAGGGGCTCCGCAAGGCGCTTCACGACCGCGAGTTTATCCTGGCCAAGCAGGTCTTCAGTCTGATGACACTCGAGTTGTGGTTTCGGTCGTTTATTGACGGTAGCGGCTCGCGCCGCTTGACCAATCCCTGA